The Desulfosoma caldarium genome has a window encoding:
- a CDS encoding hydrogenase iron-sulfur subunit, with product MSERALQESASLVDAFEPVVILYCCQWCSYAAADLAGAMRLSYPPNVRIVQVPCTGRVDILHLLKPLEHGADGVYVSGCLPGECHYVSGNLKAAKRVAQVQKILESVGVERDRVGIVYNSASMGPQFAQCCRDITERVRAMGPMFAGVERKLEA from the coding sequence ATGAGCGAGAGAGCCCTGCAGGAGTCCGCATCCCTTGTTGATGCCTTTGAACCCGTCGTCATCCTGTATTGCTGTCAGTGGTGTTCCTATGCCGCGGCGGATCTGGCCGGAGCCATGAGGCTTTCTTACCCCCCGAACGTGCGCATTGTGCAGGTGCCGTGCACGGGCCGAGTGGATATCTTGCATCTGCTCAAGCCCTTGGAACATGGAGCGGACGGCGTGTACGTTTCAGGCTGTCTTCCTGGTGAATGCCATTATGTGTCCGGTAATCTCAAGGCTGCCAAGCGGGTCGCTCAAGTCCAAAAAATTCTTGAATCGGTCGGCGTGGAACGCGACCGAGTCGGCATCGTCTACAACTCGGCATCCATGGGACCACAGTTCGCTCAATGTTGCCGGGACATCACGGAACGCGTTCGCGCCATGGGCCCCATGTTCGCCGGAGTCGAAAGAAAGCTTGAGGCTTAA
- a CDS encoding amino acid ABC transporter ATP-binding protein produces the protein MILFRKVNKWFGPLHVLKDIDFSVDSGEVVVVCGPSGSGKSTMIRCINKLEPIQKGTIVVDGMDLNDPRTDITKLRAEIGFVFQQFNLYPHMTALENIILAPMKVRKMSRKDAEALALDILDKVGIREKADHYPAQLSGGQQQRVAIARGLAMRPKIMLFDEPTSALDPEMINEVLDVMKNLAKEGMTMVVVTHEMGFAREVAHRVVFMDEGRLIESAPPQEFFSNPQSERTRLFLSKILSH, from the coding sequence ATGATCCTTTTTCGCAAAGTGAATAAGTGGTTTGGACCGCTGCACGTCTTGAAGGACATCGACTTTTCGGTGGATTCGGGAGAAGTCGTCGTGGTGTGCGGGCCCAGCGGGTCGGGCAAAAGCACCATGATTCGGTGCATCAATAAACTGGAGCCCATTCAAAAGGGAACCATTGTGGTGGACGGTATGGATCTGAACGATCCGCGCACGGATATTACCAAACTGAGGGCCGAAATCGGGTTTGTTTTTCAGCAGTTCAATCTTTATCCACACATGACCGCCCTGGAAAATATCATCTTGGCTCCCATGAAGGTGCGCAAGATGTCCAGAAAAGACGCCGAAGCCTTGGCGTTGGACATTTTGGACAAAGTGGGGATTCGCGAAAAAGCGGACCATTATCCCGCGCAGCTTTCGGGTGGCCAGCAACAGCGGGTGGCCATTGCTCGAGGATTGGCCATGCGGCCCAAGATCATGTTGTTCGATGAACCCACATCGGCCTTGGATCCGGAAATGATCAATGAAGTGCTGGACGTGATGAAGAATTTGGCCAAGGAAGGTATGACCATGGTGGTGGTCACCCACGAGATGGGTTTTGCTCGGGAAGTGGCTCATCGAGTGGTGTTTATGGATGAAGGCCGTTTGATTGAGAGCGCGCCTCCCCAGGAGTTTTTTTCCAACCCGCAAAGTGAGCGAACGCGGTTGTTCCTGAGCAAGATTTTGAGCCATTGA